Sequence from the Streptomyces sp. NBC_00358 genome:
GATGTCCTGGACGTGCTGGTAGACCACCGAGAGCGGCGTCTCCCCGGTGAACGGGGGCCGCAGCGCGAGGAGTTCGTAGAGCAGACAGCCGGTCGCGTACAGGTCGGAGCGGTGGTCGACTGCCTTGCCGAGCGCCTGCTCCGGGGAGAGGTACTGCGGGGTGCCCATGACCATGCCGGTCTGGGTCATCGTCGACTGGGCGCCGTGCAGGGCACGCGCGATACCGAAGTCCATCACCTTGACCGCGCCGGTCTCCGTGATGATCACGTTCGCGGGCTTGATGTCACGGTGCACGATGCCGTGCTGATGCGAGTAGGCGAGCGCCTCCAGGACACCGGAGACGATGATCAGCGCCTGCTCGGGCCCCGGGGCCTCGGCGTTGATCAGCAGATCGCGGATCGTGTGACCCTCGACGATCTCCATCACGATGTACGGGACGACACCGTGTCCGACCACGTCCTCGCCGGAGTCGTACACCGCGACGACCGCGTGGTGGTTGAGCCCCGCGACCGACTGTGCCTCGCGTGTGAAACGCGCCTTGGACACGGGGTCCTCGGCCAGGTCGGAACGGAGCAGCTTGACCGCCACGGTCCGCCCCAGGCGTACGTCCTCGGCGGCGAACACCTCGGCCATGCCGCCCCGGCCGAGTCTGTGTGTCAGCCGATACCGGCCGTCGCCGACCAGCCCGCCGTTACCCCACAACTCCGGCGCATCTGACATACCGCCGCCAGTCGCCTCGGGGTCGGACGGGCCCTGAGCGCGCTGCTGCTGTGCCATCAGTCCTCGCCGTCGTTTCTGCCCGCGGTCTGCGCGGTGGTTGTTACGGTCTCCGTCGGGCCACGCTACAGGCTCCGCGCGGGGCGCCGGTCCGAGATGAGCGTGAGATGGACCGGCCATCCAACCCGTCGGAGGTCCGTGTGTGCAAATCCCGTGTACCGGCCGTACGCCACCTGTAACGCTTCCGCGACGCTTCTTTCTCAGACGGTCACGGAACGGGCACCAAGCTTGACGTGTCCGTGCCCTCGGGCAGACTTGGCCCGGAATAAGCCAATCGATCACGGCCGCGGGGGACGCAGAAGATGAGCCAGGACGGCGCACAGGGCCGGTACGCGGGGCGCGCGGTCGCCGGCGGCCGCTACCAGTTGCGCGATCTGCTCGGCGAGGGCGGTATGGCCTCGGTGCATCTCGCCTACGACTCGGTGCTCGACCGCCAGGTCGCGATCAAGACACTGCACACCGAGCTCGGCCGCGAGCAGGCCTTCCGCGAGCGCTTCCGCCGCGAGGCCCAGTCGGTCGCCAAGCTCACGCACACGAACATCGTCTCGGTGTTCGACACCGGCGAGGACGACCTCGACGGCATGACGACTCCGTACATCGTCATGGAGTACATCGAGGGCAAGCCGCTCGGCTCGGTCCTCGACGCGGACATCCAGCAGTACGGCGCCATGCCCGCCGACAAGGCCCTGAAGATCACCGCGGACGTGCTGGCGGCCCTGGAGATCAGCCACGAGATGGGCCTGGTCCACCGGGACATCAAGCCGGGCAACGTGATGATGACCAAGCGCAACGTCGTCAAGGTCATGGACTTCGGCATCGCCCGCGCCATGCAGTCCGGCGTCACCTCCATGACGCAGACCGGCATGGTCGTCGGCACCCCGCAGTACCTCTCCCCGGAGCAGGCCCTCGGCCGGGGCGTGGACGCCCGGTCCGACCTCTACTCGGTCGGCATCATGCTGTTCCAACTGGTCACCGGGCGGCTGCCGTTCGAGGCGGACTCCCCGCTGGCCATCGCCTACGCGCACGTCCAGGAGGAGCCGGTCGCGGCCTCCTCGGTCAACCGCTCGCTGCCCCCGGCGGTGGACGCGCTGATCGCCCGCGCGCTGAAGAAGAACCCGAACGAGCGCTTCCCGAGCGCCGAGATCATGCGGGACGAGTGCCTGCGGGTGGCCCAGTCCTTCCAGCCCGCCGCGCCGAACATCGTGCCCGGCGCCCCGACGCCGAGCGGCTCGGGCGTCGGCTCCGCCGTCTTCCCGCCGGTCGACCAGGGCACCCCGGCTCCCGGCCCCGTGCAGACGCCGTACCAGCCGGGCCCGTACGGCACGCCGGCCCCCGCCTACGGCTACCCGCAGCAGGGCGGTTACCCGACTCCGCCGCAGACCTCCGCGTACTCCCCGCAGCACGGCACGTCGACCCCGCCGCCGTACAACCTCACGCCCCAGCCCACCCCCGGCGGCCCGGGCGGCGGCAGGAGCAGCAAGGCGGTCGTGATCGGCGCGGTCGTGGTCTCGCTCATCGCGATCGGCGGCCTGATCACGGCGCTCACCCTGAACGCCGGGAGCGGCGACGACAACAAGGGCGGCGGCGGCAGCACCGCCAGTAAGACGCCCACCGCGGTCGCGGGGCACAAGGATCCGGACACGTCCAAGACGATCGACACCGAGAAGTGCACGGACCCTCAGGAGTCGTACGACGACCCGGACAAGATCCAGGTCCCGGACTTCCACTTCAAGAACCTCACCTCGGTGAAGTCCTGCTTCCAGGCCGCCGGCTGGAAGATGAAGGTCACGCGCGTGGACGAGAACACCTACGGCGAGGACACGATCATGGACCAGTTCCCCTCCGCCGGCGAGGATGTCGACCCCAAGCAGATGCCCGACATCGAACTCAAGGTGTCGACGGGCAACCCCTCCTGAATCGTCCCTGAGCCGTCCCTGAGCGTCCGGAGCCCTCCGGGCACACTCCGGCGGCTCGGGCAGCGGATTCGGGCAGCGGATTCGGGCAGCGGATTCGGGCAGCGGATTCGGGAACGGGCCCGGCACTTGGGTGCCGGGCCCGTTCCGATCGGGGTGACCTTCTGACGACTTCCGTACGGGGTGGCCCCGGGCGGCCTTCGAGGCGCCCTTCGACGACGCGCCGGCCCGGTGACCCGCGTGGTTACAGGTACGGTCCGCCCGAGCGGCCTCCCGTGCGGGGGTCCTCGTCACCCTCCAGTCCGCCGACACCCGGCGGCAACGCACGGCGCATCTGCTCCAGTTGGGCCCTGGCCGCCATCTGCTGGGCGAACAGGGTCGTCTGGATCCCGTGGAAGAGTCCCTCCAGCCACCCCACCAACTGGGCCTGCGCGATCCGCAGTTCCGCGTCGCTGGGGGTCTGATCGTCCGTGAAGGGCAGGGAGAGCCGCTCCAGTTCCTCCACGAGCTCCGGGGCCAGACCGTCCTCCAGCTCCTTGACGGAACTGGCGTGGATCTCCTTGAGCCGGACCCGGCTGGCCTCGTCCAGAGGTGCGGCGCGCACCTCCTCCAGCAGCTGCTTGATCATGCTGCCGATGCGCATCACCTTGGCGGGCTGTTCCACCATCTCCGTCACCGGGATCTCGCGGGAGTCCTCGTCCCCGGTGCCGCCGAGAGCCATTCCGTCCTGGCCGACAACCAGGATCTGAGGGTTCTCCGGCGACCGTTCGTTCCTCGGCATCTCCATGCCGCCATTCTCTCGCACCCACGTACTCCATCACGGTGGTGCCCCCCGTACACGGTGATCCACCACGAACGACGGCGCACTTCGCCACGGAACGCGGCTCCACCGCCCCTGAAGTGCGTGAATGGGGTCACTTTCTGTCGAGATGCCGGGATCACGGCGTCATGTGAGGCTGGTTCCGTCGATCACGGCACCCGTCTTGGCGAACCGTTCCGGGAGGGGGTCACCGACGTGACTCCATGGCTGCGCACCCTGCCCACGGCCGGACTGCTGGCGGCCGCCCTGCTGAACGGCGCCGGCCAGCTCGCGAGCGCCGCCCCCGCGGGCCCCGGGGCCCGCTCGTACGCCGCCGCGCCGGGCCCGTCCGCCGTACGGACCGCCTCCCCGACCGCGGCCGGCCCCGCCGCCTCGGATCCCGCCCGGCCCACTCCCACGGCGGACTCCTCCCGCGCGGGCAGCTATGCGGGCGAGGGACGGGTACGCCCCGGCCGCCCGGATCCGGACCCCTCGGACGACACGGACAGCCCCGACAGCCCGGACCTCCAGGACACGGCCCCCGCCGCCGACACCGACGCCGGACTCACGGACGCCGGGACCGCCACCCCCGAGCCCTCGCCGAGCGACGCGGTCCCCGTCCAGCAGAGCGTCGTGGGCCCCGGCGCCCCGCCCGAGCCCGCCCTGGAGCTCCTGCCGCTGGGCAGCGGCCTGATCCTCATCGGCCTCGGCCTGGGGCTGGCCTTCCTGGCCCTGCGGGCCAGGCGCGCCTGAGGTGCCGCCTCGCGGGCAGTCACGGCACCCGGACGAAGCCCGGAGCCGAAGTCCGTAGGCCGGAACCAGGAGGCAGGAGCCGGGGGGGGCGGGGCCACGGAGCCAGGGACCAGGAACCGGGGGGCGGGGCCACGGAGCCAGGGACCAGGGACCAGGGACCAGGAACTAGGGAGCGACCAGCAGCACCTTTCCGATGTGGCTGCTCTCCTCCAGCACCCGGTGCGCTTCCGCCGCGTCGCTCATCGGCAGCTCACGGTCCACGACCGGACGGACCTGACCGGCGTCGATCAGCGGCCACACATGCTCGCGTACGGCCGCCACGATCGCCGCCTTCTCGCTGAGCGGCCGGGCACGCAGCGAGGTCGCGCTGACGGCGGCACGCTTGTTCAGGAGGGTGGCGATGTTCAGCTCCGCCTTGATGCCGCCCTGCATGCCGATGATGGCGAGCCGTCCGTTGACGGCGAGGGCCCGCACGTTCCGGTCCAGGTACTTGGCCCCCATGTTGTCCAGGATGACGTCGGCACCCGCCCCGCCGGTGGCCCGCTCGATCTCCTCGACGAAGTCCTGCTCGCGGTAGTTGATCAGGATGTCCGCGCCCAGCTCCGCGCAGAGGTCGAGCTTCGCCTTGGTGCCCGCCGTGACCGCGACCTTCGCGCCGACGGCCTTCCCGAGCTGGATCGCCATGGTGCCGATACCGCTGGAGCCGCCGTGCACGAGCAGGGTCTCGGCGGGGCGCAGATGGGCGACCATGAAGACGTTCGACCAGACCGTGCACGTCACCTCGGGCAGCGCCGCCGCCTGCTTGAGGTCCAGGCCCGCGGGCACGGGCAGCAGTTGCCCGGCCGGGACGGCGACCTTCTGGGCGTATCCGCCGCCCGCGAGCAGCGCGCACACCTCGTCGCCGACCGCCCAGCCGAGGACACCCGTACCGACCGCGACGATGCGACCCGAGCATTCGAGTCCGGGATAGGGAGAAGCCCCGGGCGGCGGGTTGTACATGCCCTGGCGCTGCAGCAGATCGGCACGGTTGACGGCACTGGCCACCACCTCGACCAGTACTTCGCCCTCGGCCGGCACCGGATCGGGGACCTCGTCCCACACCAGCGCCTCGGGCCCACCAGGTTCAGGAATCGTGATCGCGTACATGAGAGGGACGCTACTCCTGGGAGACGCCGCCCATTCCTGCGGCAGGGGCCGGCCGTCCGCGTTTCCGTGACGGCCGGCCGACGGGTCCCCGCCGACCGGCCGGCCGTCACGCCGTGCCGGGCCCGGATCAGGCGGTGACGAAGGTGAAGCTGAGGCTGATCTGCTTCGCGTCCGACATCGAGACCGTGTAGTTCTTCGGACCCGTGAGCCGGACCTCGTAGTCGGCCTTGTCGCCTTTGTGGTTGGCGGCGGCCTTCAGCGTGGCCGGGCCGTTGTCGGTCCGTACGACCTCAGCCGTGACACCCGCCGCGGTGAGCGTGGCGGGCAGCCTCACCTCCGCCGTCACCACCAGGTCGGCGTCACCGGAGTTGGTGGCCGTGACCGGTGAGAGCGGCGTGAAGGCGGAGCTGCTGAGCGTGAGGGACTTCTTGTAGGTGTAGAGGAAGTCGCCGCTGTCGCTCTTGTTCCAGTAGGAGGCCGCGACGTCCACGGCGAGCTTGGCGCTCTTCGCGGGCGTGGAACTGGCTGTGGCGGTCGCGGTCGCGGTCGCCGTCGCGGTCGCGGTCGCCGTGGCGGTCGCGGTGGCGGTCGCGGTCGCCGTGACCGTGGCGGTCGGGCTCGTGGATTCCGAAGGCGTGGGCGTGTCCGTCGCCGTACTCGTGGCCGTCGGGGAGGACGACCTGGTACTGGACGTAGCCCTGCGCGGGAACGTGCGGCTGGCCGTCGCCGGCGCTGCCGCCGACACGCTGCAGCGTGGCCGTCAGTCCCTCGATGCCGGTGGGCGTCACCGTGGCCTCAAAGGGCAGGTCGATGTCGCCATCGTTGTGGACGGTGATGATCGGGGTCCTGTAGGTCATCGTCGACTTGTCGAAGAAGACCGCGCTTCCGAGGGGGTGTGTCTGGTTTTGGATGCTGCTGACTGGCCGGTATATGCGTTGCTTCCGGGCGCAGTTCACCGCAGTCGCTCATCAACTCCACTGTCAGGTATGGGAGTTGCTTTGAAATGCGTGTCGACGGGCCGCGAAAGCCCAGGCTTCGCCGAGTCGCGTGACGCCCGGTTCGTGACAATCTGCCGACCGGGCGCTGCCGACGTGGTCGCGCGCATGCGACGGGCGCCACTCTTGAGAGGGGCCCGGGCCGTCCCTGACGGATGCCGCCTACTCCTGCGGCAGGGGCCGGCCGTCCCGCGTCGTCCGGACACCCCGCGTGTCCCTCGCGACCCTCGCGATCGTGATCAGCCGGTCCGTCAACTGCAGTGCGCCGACGTCCGGATCGTCGTAGCCGAGCACGCGATGTCCCCGTACGACGCTCACCACCAGGTCGACGGTCTCCCGGACGCCCTGGCCCACCTCGGCCTTCATGACGGGCCGCTCGACGATGTCGAGCCCGCTGCCCTGATGGATCAGATCCTCCATCACCCTGCCCGCGGCGGGGCTGAGCACGGAGAGCCCGAGCAGCCGGCCGGCCGCGCTGGCGCTGGTGATGACCGCGTCGGCACCGGACTGCCGGAGCAGCGGGGCGTTCTCCTCCTCGCGGACGGCGGCGACGGTCTTCGCCTCGCGATTGAGCTGCCGGGCCGTCAGGATGACCAGGACCGCGGTGTCGTCCCGTTGGGTGGCGACGATGATCTGCCGCGCCTTGTGCACCTCGGCGCGCATCAGCACCTCGCTGCGCGTGGCGTCCCCGATCACACCCGCGTACCCCTCGGCCGTCGCCGCGTCGACCGCCCGGGAGCTCGGGTCGACGACGACGACCTGCTCCTTCTTGAGCCCGGTCGCACGGAGGGCCTCGACGGCCGACCGCCCCTTCGTTCCGAAGCCGACAACGACGGTGTGATCCCTCAAGGCCGCCTCCAGCGTTTTCTCGAAAATACCCGACACCTCACGTCGGTACGGGGTACCTGAAGCGTCCCGGCTTCAGGACCGGGGAAATCGCCGACCTCAAATCCGACTCAGAAAATCACCGGAATCCCCTCTACCGCCATGCCCACGACATACGGTCGCCACCGGAAGAGCCTCAGCGAACACGAGACCCGTCCGAAGCGCACCGTCGTGAGTCACTCCCCTCTCAAGGCTGGCTGGTACCCATGGGAAAGCTGAAGATTTCCGCGGCAACCACGGCAACCGCGTTATTGGCGGCGGTCATGGCACTCTCCGGCTGCACCGGCGGCCAGGACGACGCCGCGCCCCGTTCCCGTACACCGACGCCCCGTAGTACGTCCTCGCCCGCGCCGGCCCGTGCGGAGCACGTTCCCGGAGAGAGCGTGACGAAGGCTCCGGCCCTCGTGGAGGGGAAGGTGAAAGCACAGGCCGCGAATGCCCAGGGCGACCGGGAACTGGAGATCCGCGGCGGAATCAAGGCCGGACCTCTTTCGATTCTCGTCAATTGCCAGGGCAAGGGAACACTGAAAGTCTCCGTCCAACCACTCGGTCTCAGTTTTCCGCTCACGTGCGTGGACGGAGAGGTAAGCAGCACGCTCAACAAAATCGACCTGAAGCGTTCTCGCGGATACGGCACGGTGAACGTGACCGCTCCGTCCCGCGTTCGGTGGGCGGTCACCGTCGGACAATAGACAGGAGACCGGCACGGTCTGCGCGGCGCGTTCCCGAGGACTCCGGGAATTCACCGCTCCCGCGTCGGGCATGCCGACGGTCGGCTCCCTGCGCCACCGACAGCACTTGATCCGCCATCATGGTGCCGACTCGATGGATCACCGTCGCAGGGGACAAACGTTGAACGACGAGAAGCAACCGCGCTCCAAGACCGGGAAGTTCTCGATTCTCCGGTCTCTCTGGTACCGGTCACGGGCCGAGGCCCTGGACGACGCCGAGGCCGGACGTTCCATCACGATGCCCGTCGTGAGCAGCGTGCCGCCGCTCCAACAGGTTCTACGGCGCTTGGCCATGGCCCTGGTGGTCCTGCTCGTCACGACGCTTCTGGTCTGGTTCGACCGTGCCGGCTACAACGACAACGCCGACGGCAGCGTCGACTTCCTCGATGCCGCCTACTACGCGACCGTCACCCTCTCCACCACCGGATACGGGGACATCACCCCGGTCAGCGACACGGCCCGGCTCATCAACATCTTCGTCATCACACCGCTGCGCGTCCTCTTCCTGATCATCCTGGTCGGAACGACGCTCGAAGTGCTCACCGAGCGCACCCGCCAACAGGTGCGCGTCCATCGCTGGCGTTCCCGCATGCGCGATCACGTGGTCGTCGTCGGCTACGGCACCAAGGGCCGGCAGGCCATCGAGACGCTTCTGGGACAGGGCATCCGCAAGGACAGGATCGTTGTCGTCGACCCGGAGCGGAAGGCGGTGGAGGCCGCGGGAGGCGACGGTCTGGTGTCCGTGCTCGGAGATGCCACCCGCTCGGACACCCTCCGAAAGGCCGAGCTGCAAAGTGCCGCGCAGGTGATCGTCGCCCCGCAGCGCGACGACACCGCCGCGTTGGTCACCCTCACCGCACGTCAGCTCAACAAGCGCGCGACCATCGTCGCCGCGGTGCGGGAGGACGAGAACGTTCCGCTGCTGAAGCAGAGCGGCGCCGACACCGTCGTCACCAGTTCCAGTTCCGCGGGGCGCCTCCTCGGTGTGTGCATGGCCAACCCCCATGTCGCGGACGCTCTGGAGAATCTGATGACCTACGGGAGCGGACTCGACCTCGTGGAGCGTCCCGTGACAGTGGACGAGGTCGGTCGGTCACCCCGGGAATGCACGGATCTGGTCGTGGCCGTCGTGCGCCGAAAGACCGTCTTCGACTACACCGAGCCACAGGCCGCCAGTCTCCAGGCCGGAGACCGTGTGATCTCGATCAGACAGGCGGCGCCCGCTCGTTGAGCAGGCCGCACCGTTCCCGTCCGAGCCACTGGGTGACATCGCCGCGGATCGCGGACCGCGGAGGAGCCGAGAGGAGCGCCGAGGAGCGCTGCGAACCGCCGCGGACCACCGCGGACCACCGCGGACCGCACCGAGCGTCCTCGGCGGTTTCACGTGAAACACTCCCCGTTCGGTCTCGTGCCGCTCCCGCCCTTGACCGGCTCAGACGAAGCAGGCGTCGATCCCCGCGCTGGCCCACGGCAGATCGATGAGGTCCAGCTCCTGCCCGGCCCTCGCGCCACCGGGCGGTACGACCGCGAGCGCGTCCGAGGCGGCGATGCCCCGCAACATCGCCGGGCCGTTGTAGTGCAGCGGCGCGGCACGGTCGCCGCGCAGCGAGACGGGGACGATCCGGGTGTCGTACGGGTGCCCCTGCACGGCGTCCCTGAGGGGCAGCGTGTACATCTCCGGAGCCGCCCGTCCGGCCAGCGTGCGCAGAAGTGGCTCAGCGAGCGTGAGCAGTCCGGAGACAGCGGCCAGGGGGTTGCCGGGCAGACCGACGAGGTGTTGGTTCTCCTGGGTGCGGGCCAGCAGCATCGGGTGTCCCGGCCGCACTTTGACGCCGTCCACCAGGAGTTCGGCGCCGAGTCGGCGCAGCGTGGGGTGGACATGATCGACCGGGCCCCCCGCGGTACCGCCGGTGGTGACGATCAGGTCGGCCCGGGAACCGGTGATCGCCTTGTGCAGCGCCTTGGCGTCGTCGCCGAGTCGGCGCACCGCGATGACCTCGGCACCGAGCGACCGCAGCCACGACGGCAGCATGGGGCCGAGCGCGTCCCGGATGAAGCCCTCCCGGGGCAGCCCCTCGGTGAGCAACTCGTCGCCGAGTACCAGAACTTCGGCGCGCGGGCGGGGGACGACCGTGAGCGTGTCGTACCCGGCGGCCGCCGCGAGGCCCAGCACGGCGGGCGTGACCAGCGCTCCGAGGGGCAGCAACTGGTCGCCGCTGCGGCACTCCTGGCCACGCGGGCGGATGTCCTGCCCGTGCGCGACGACCAGGGTCCCCCTCGACCGGGTGGAGCCGGGGGCTTGCGCCCCGCCCGCGTGCAGCCGCCCCTTGTCGTCGAGGCGGCCGTGCTCACTGCGCAGGACAGCGGTCGCGTCCCGGGGAACACGCGCTCCGGTGGCGATCCGGACCGCTTCGCCGTCGGCGAGCCGTTCCGGCTCGGCGTGTCCGGCGAGCACGCCGTCCTCCCGCACCTCCCAGGGCCCGGGTCCGGCGACCGCCCAGCCGTCCATGGCGGAGGTGTCGAAGGAGGGAAGGTCCGTGAGCGCGGTCAGAGGAGCGGCGAGGACAAGGCCGAGCGAGGCGTCGAGGGAGACCGATACGGGGCTGCGGCGGGGCACGGAACGGGCGGCCCGCTCGGCGACGGCTCGGGCCTCGGCCCAGGGAACGGCCCGGTGATGGGCGTGCCCGCCCTTGCCTTCGCCCGGTGCGTCGGGTGCGGGGACCGCTGCCATGTCGGTTCCCGTAGGTCCGGGGACAGCGCCGTCCGCCCGGCCGGGCTCGCCGGGCGGACGGGCACCGACTCCCTTGACCAGGGCGAGCGCCTCCTCGACGTCGAAGTCGTCGGCGTCCTGGCTGTCCCGGGTGGAGCGGGCGGCGGTCATCCGGCGTCCGGCTCTGCGCCGGTGGCGGGCTCGGAAGCGGTTGCGGGCTCGGAAGCGGTTGCGGGCTCGGCACCTGGGGCAGGAGCGGTGGCGGGCGACGCGGTGTCGGCCGTCGTCCTCGGTTCGGCTTCGGCTTCGGCTTCGGCTTCGGGGGTGTCCTCGTCGGCCCAGCGGAGCGCGAGCGCCACCGCCTTGCGGGCAGCCTCGGCGACCGCCTCCGGGCCGCCGCCGGCCCGCCCGGCCGCGTAACCGACGAGGAACGTGGTCAGCGGGGCGGCCGGCCTGGCCACGCCGTGCGCGGCGTCGCGGGCCAGGTCGAGCAGAACGCCGGTGTCGACGTCCAGGTCGATGCCCAGCTCGTCCTTGACTGCGGAAATCCATTCATCCAGCACGTGCCCATGCTCCCTGATGCGTGCTCTAGCGGCGGCGATGTCGTCCCAGGTGTCGCAGTCGAAGGACGCCACGGGGTCGGTGATCCGAGTGAGGTCGAGGGCGGCGACGAGCCGTCGTAGCGGCAGCCCGCCGAGTTCCCCGTGCGCGGCGGCGAGCACGGCCAGCTCACGGCGCAGCGCGTCCGCGCGGTAGACCGCCACGAGAGGCTGATCCCGCCCGTCGGGGTCGGTGAGCAGAACACCGTCGACGCCGTCGGGGCTGGTGGCCGACCCGTCGGGGCTGCTGCCCGGCCCGTCGGGGCTGCTGACGAGCCCATCGGCATCCGGACGGACGCCTTCGTCGGCGGCCGGGGTCCTGTCGACGGCACCCGCGGGAACGGGCTCGGGCCCTAGGGTGCCACCCGGCCGAGCAGGCGCGGTCCCTTGAGTGCCGCCCGGCCGAGCGGGCACGGTCCCTTGAGTGCCACCCGTGCGAAGAGTCTCCAGCAGGCGCCGTACCGTCCCCTCGTCCAGGAACGGAAGGTCGGCCGAGAGCACGAGGACGTGAGGAGCCGCGGTGTGCCGCAGTCCGGCGTCCAGCGCGGCGAGCGGGCCCCCGCCCGGCGGGTTCTCACGGGCCCACTCCACGGGGCGTGCGGTGGGCCTGGGTTCGGCCACGACCACCGTGCGGGTGGCCCCGGCGCAGGCGGCCAGCACCCGATCCAGCAGCGCCCGGCCGCCCACCCGCACGCCGGGCTTGTCCGCACCGCCGAGCCGGCGGGCCGCACCGCCCGCGAGCACGACGGCGTCGTACCCGGCATCGGCATCGGCACCGGGGGTGCCCTGCGGGCCGGAGCTGCCCGATCGCCCGGTCGTGCCCTCGGGCTCGTACGCGGTCATGCCCCCGAGTATGGGCGCCCGAAGGATCAGCGCCACCCCCAGGGCACGGCCTGAGGACCGGGGGTGGCCGGACCGCCGGACCTACAGGGTTCGCAGCAGCACCGCCGGCTGCTCCACACAGTCCGCCACGTACCGGAGGAAACCACCCGCCGTACCGCCGTCGCAGACCCGGTGGTCGAAGGCGAGCGAGAGCTGGACGACCTGGCGCACCGCCAACTCGCCCTGGTGCACCCAGGGCTTGGGGATGATGCGGCCGACGCCGAGCATGGCCGCCTCGGGGTGGTTGATGATCGGCGTGGAACCGTCGACGCCGAACACCCCGTAGTTGTTCAGAGTGAAGGTGCCGCCCGTGAGGTCCCCGGGCGTCAGTGTCCCGGTCCGGGCCGCCTCGGTCAGCCGGCCGAACTCCGCGCTCAGCCCCTCGGCGTCCCGTGTGTGCGCGTCCCGTACGACGGGGACGACGAGGCCGCGCTCGG
This genomic interval carries:
- a CDS encoding NAD(P)H-quinone oxidoreductase — protein: MYAITIPEPGGPEALVWDEVPDPVPAEGEVLVEVVASAVNRADLLQRQGMYNPPPGASPYPGLECSGRIVAVGTGVLGWAVGDEVCALLAGGGYAQKVAVPAGQLLPVPAGLDLKQAAALPEVTCTVWSNVFMVAHLRPAETLLVHGGSSGIGTMAIQLGKAVGAKVAVTAGTKAKLDLCAELGADILINYREQDFVEEIERATGGAGADVILDNMGAKYLDRNVRALAVNGRLAIIGMQGGIKAELNIATLLNKRAAVSATSLRARPLSEKAAIVAAVREHVWPLIDAGQVRPVVDRELPMSDAAEAHRVLEESSHIGKVLLVAP
- a CDS encoding bacterial proteasome activator family protein; the protein is MEMPRNERSPENPQILVVGQDGMALGGTGDEDSREIPVTEMVEQPAKVMRIGSMIKQLLEEVRAAPLDEASRVRLKEIHASSVKELEDGLAPELVEELERLSLPFTDDQTPSDAELRIAQAQLVGWLEGLFHGIQTTLFAQQMAARAQLEQMRRALPPGVGGLEGDEDPRTGGRSGGPYL
- a CDS encoding molybdopterin molybdotransferase MoeA, which gives rise to MTAARSTRDSQDADDFDVEEALALVKGVGARPPGEPGRADGAVPGPTGTDMAAVPAPDAPGEGKGGHAHHRAVPWAEARAVAERAARSVPRRSPVSVSLDASLGLVLAAPLTALTDLPSFDTSAMDGWAVAGPGPWEVREDGVLAGHAEPERLADGEAVRIATGARVPRDATAVLRSEHGRLDDKGRLHAGGAQAPGSTRSRGTLVVAHGQDIRPRGQECRSGDQLLPLGALVTPAVLGLAAAAGYDTLTVVPRPRAEVLVLGDELLTEGLPREGFIRDALGPMLPSWLRSLGAEVIAVRRLGDDAKALHKAITGSRADLIVTTGGTAGGPVDHVHPTLRRLGAELLVDGVKVRPGHPMLLARTQENQHLVGLPGNPLAAVSGLLTLAEPLLRTLAGRAAPEMYTLPLRDAVQGHPYDTRIVPVSLRGDRAAPLHYNGPAMLRGIAASDALAVVPPGGARAGQELDLIDLPWASAGIDACFV
- a CDS encoding potassium channel family protein; the protein is MNDEKQPRSKTGKFSILRSLWYRSRAEALDDAEAGRSITMPVVSSVPPLQQVLRRLAMALVVLLVTTLLVWFDRAGYNDNADGSVDFLDAAYYATVTLSTTGYGDITPVSDTARLINIFVITPLRVLFLIILVGTTLEVLTERTRQQVRVHRWRSRMRDHVVVVGYGTKGRQAIETLLGQGIRKDRIVVVDPERKAVEAAGGDGLVSVLGDATRSDTLRKAELQSAAQVIVAPQRDDTAALVTLTARQLNKRATIVAAVREDENVPLLKQSGADTVVTSSSSAGRLLGVCMANPHVADALENLMTYGSGLDLVERPVTVDEVGRSPRECTDLVVAVVRRKTVFDYTEPQAASLQAGDRVISIRQAAPAR
- a CDS encoding DUF6457 domain-containing protein; this encodes MLAGGAARRLGGADKPGVRVGGRALLDRVLAACAGATRTVVVAEPRPTARPVEWARENPPGGGPLAALDAGLRHTAAPHVLVLSADLPFLDEGTVRRLLETLRTGGTQGTVPARPGGTQGTAPARPGGTLGPEPVPAGAVDRTPAADEGVRPDADGLVSSPDGPGSSPDGSATSPDGVDGVLLTDPDGRDQPLVAVYRADALRRELAVLAAAHGELGGLPLRRLVAALDLTRITDPVASFDCDTWDDIAAARARIREHGHVLDEWISAVKDELGIDLDVDTGVLLDLARDAAHGVARPAAPLTTFLVGYAAGRAGGGPEAVAEAARKAVALALRWADEDTPEAEAEAEAEPRTTADTASPATAPAPGAEPATASEPATASEPATGAEPDAG
- a CDS encoding protein kinase domain-containing protein — its product is MSQDGAQGRYAGRAVAGGRYQLRDLLGEGGMASVHLAYDSVLDRQVAIKTLHTELGREQAFRERFRREAQSVAKLTHTNIVSVFDTGEDDLDGMTTPYIVMEYIEGKPLGSVLDADIQQYGAMPADKALKITADVLAALEISHEMGLVHRDIKPGNVMMTKRNVVKVMDFGIARAMQSGVTSMTQTGMVVGTPQYLSPEQALGRGVDARSDLYSVGIMLFQLVTGRLPFEADSPLAIAYAHVQEEPVAASSVNRSLPPAVDALIARALKKNPNERFPSAEIMRDECLRVAQSFQPAAPNIVPGAPTPSGSGVGSAVFPPVDQGTPAPGPVQTPYQPGPYGTPAPAYGYPQQGGYPTPPQTSAYSPQHGTSTPPPYNLTPQPTPGGPGGGRSSKAVVIGAVVVSLIAIGGLITALTLNAGSGDDNKGGGGSTASKTPTAVAGHKDPDTSKTIDTEKCTDPQESYDDPDKIQVPDFHFKNLTSVKSCFQAAGWKMKVTRVDENTYGEDTIMDQFPSAGEDVDPKQMPDIELKVSTGNPS